In one Methanobrevibacter arboriphilus genomic region, the following are encoded:
- a CDS encoding nitrogenase component 1, protein MAKNELDSEDYIVELDKVTCPTREQRANGTNVYFGKASELLDDAKKGNLKCTERGFQQSGGCILNFYLSVRVSTIRDAAIIFNGPVGCSHAALGYKELYGAIPEALGKPTNYNLNWLTTNLGEDDVVFGAKDKLIEAIKEAEDRYSPKAIFILTTCVTGIIGEDIESAVNEIQPDIKASIVPIHCEGVRSKIMQTGYDAFWHGVLKYLVKKPKKKQKDLVNIASMLSYAWQDRIEIERLLGKLGLRVNFIPEFASVEDFEQLSEAAVTAPICPTYTDYLSRGLHQHFGVPFFMYPSPIGINNTDEWLREIAKYTGKEKEVEELIKEEHEKYVPKLKEINDKFKAIADKRGSKIDVLGSLGQGRLVTQLPYFDELGVKSTSAMAQDFDNILIDELEDVIDKVGDFNVMVNTFQAAEQLHITEQTKPDMALTCPFQGGAWKREGSVSRLHSLRGDPRKWSTQAGYAGAVAYGNFLLQALKNESLQRLSKENTGVSVKKWYLDQPDPLYFAEKGK, encoded by the coding sequence ATGGCTAAAAATGAACTTGATTCAGAGGATTACATTGTAGAACTTGATAAAGTCACATGCCCTACCCGTGAACAACGTGCAAATGGAACAAATGTGTACTTTGGAAAAGCTAGTGAACTTTTAGATGATGCAAAAAAAGGTAATTTAAAATGTACTGAAAGAGGTTTTCAACAATCTGGAGGATGTATCCTAAATTTTTACCTCTCAGTGAGGGTTTCTACAATAAGAGATGCAGCAATAATTTTTAATGGTCCTGTTGGATGTTCACATGCAGCATTAGGCTATAAAGAACTATATGGAGCTATTCCAGAAGCATTAGGAAAACCAACAAATTATAATCTTAACTGGTTAACTACTAATCTTGGAGAAGATGATGTTGTTTTTGGTGCTAAAGATAAGCTTATTGAAGCTATTAAAGAAGCTGAAGATAGGTATTCTCCAAAAGCTATTTTCATTTTAACTACTTGTGTTACAGGGATAATTGGTGAAGATATTGAATCTGCAGTAAATGAGATCCAACCTGATATAAAAGCAAGTATTGTTCCAATTCACTGTGAAGGTGTAAGATCTAAAATCATGCAAACAGGCTATGATGCTTTTTGGCATGGAGTATTAAAATATCTTGTTAAAAAACCTAAAAAGAAACAAAAAGACTTAGTTAATATAGCTAGTATGTTATCTTATGCATGGCAGGATAGAATTGAAATTGAAAGATTACTTGGTAAGTTAGGCTTAAGAGTAAATTTTATTCCAGAATTTGCAAGTGTTGAAGACTTTGAACAACTGTCAGAGGCAGCAGTAACAGCACCAATTTGTCCAACTTATACAGATTACCTATCGAGAGGACTCCACCAACATTTTGGAGTTCCATTTTTCATGTATCCCTCTCCTATTGGTATTAATAATACTGATGAATGGCTTAGAGAGATAGCTAAGTATACTGGAAAAGAAAAAGAAGTTGAAGAGCTTATAAAAGAAGAACATGAAAAATATGTTCCTAAATTAAAAGAGATTAATGATAAGTTTAAAGCTATTGCAGATAAAAGAGGTTCAAAAATTGATGTTCTTGGTTCTCTTGGACAAGGACGGCTTGTTACTCAATTACCTTACTTTGATGAATTAGGCGTTAAATCAACTTCAGCAATGGCACAGGACTTTGATAATATATTAATCGATGAATTAGAAGATGTTATTGATAAAGTCGGTGATTTTAATGTTATGGTAAATACTTTCCAAGCAGCTGAACAACTCCATATCACTGAACAAACAAAACCAGATATGGCTTTAACTTGCCCTTTCCAAGGTGGTGCTTGGAAACGTGAAGGTTCTGTTTCAAGATTACATTCACTTAGGGGAGATCCAAGAAAATGGAGTACTCAGGCAGGATATGCTGGTGCAGTTGCATATGGAAACTTTTTACTACAAGCACTTAAAAATGAATCATTACAAAGACTTTCTAAAGAAAATACTGGTGTTAGTGTTAAAAAATGGTACTTAGATCAACCAGATCCATTGTACTTTGCTGAAAAAGGAAAATAA
- a CDS encoding ABC transporter permease produces MSSVNFSPTSLFKSTLHKYIAIIVFLIAWQILPTLGLVNQIFIPTPTTILSEMYRLCLDGTLQYNTLVSLWRVFSGFLLALIVALPLGFLLGGFFKNFEKAVNPLLQLLSQANPFTLFPIFIVFLGIGELSKITIIYWVTQWPILLNTITGISNVDPVLVKMAKSAGLGKVEIFTKVLIPASLPTVFTGIRMGAVFAFFMLIGAEMLGSTAGLGHMIMQAQMVMQIPKMWAGIVTVALLGYIVNYGLLYLEKKVSTWKQDVEI; encoded by the coding sequence ATGAGTTCTGTAAATTTTTCACCAACATCTCTATTTAAATCAACCTTACATAAATATATTGCAATTATAGTATTTTTAATAGCTTGGCAGATTCTTCCAACTTTAGGGCTTGTAAATCAAATATTTATTCCAACTCCAACCACAATCCTCAGTGAAATGTATAGATTATGTTTAGATGGAACTTTACAGTATAATACCTTAGTAAGTCTATGGAGAGTATTTTCAGGTTTTCTTCTTGCACTTATAGTTGCATTACCTCTTGGATTTTTATTAGGTGGATTTTTTAAAAATTTTGAAAAAGCAGTAAATCCACTCCTTCAACTTTTATCTCAGGCAAACCCATTTACTTTGTTTCCTATTTTCATCGTATTTTTAGGAATAGGGGAACTTTCTAAAATAACAATTATTTATTGGGTTACTCAATGGCCAATATTACTGAATACTATTACTGGTATATCTAATGTTGATCCTGTTCTAGTGAAAATGGCTAAATCTGCTGGATTAGGTAAAGTAGAAATTTTTACTAAAGTACTGATTCCAGCTTCACTACCAACAGTTTTCACTGGTATCCGTATGGGTGCTGTTTTCGCATTTTTCATGCTAATTGGTGCTGAGATGTTAGGATCAACTGCTGGTTTAGGTCATATGATTATGCAAGCTCAAATGGTAATGCAAATACCTAAAATGTGGGCAGGAATCGTAACTGTTGCTTTACTTGGTTATATTGTAAATTATGGCTTACTTTATTTAGAAAAGAAAGTTTCAACATGGAAACAAGATGTTGAAATTTAA
- a CDS encoding nitrogenase component 1, which produces MSEKSENYIDESSSPRIVEAPRYGCTLSGAYEAAVGLNEGVPILHSGSGCGMSQLFGANYGGAQNAPGDYGGSSTPCSCLVEEHVIFGGEDKLRKLIDSTIKISTGEFFTVISGCVPSLIGDDVDAIVNEFRDKAPIIHVNAPGFKGNSFEGYELFFEALVDQYLKSSNKKEKKLINILGIVPFQHIFWKGELRAIKELLEKLDIEANVIFGEFDTVEKIQKIPSAAYNIVLSPWIGHRAARKLEKEFDTPYISFPGIPTGPIQTTKFLRKLAEILPINKKKLEDLIKEGERRAYRTIEYAGDILQFDVPNVYFGVVADSNTALSITRYLTDEVGQLPDIVIITDNPPEEYREGIINAITSSEEIQFTPDIIFEIDSFKISQLLKDRPFLNLYASSLESVIKGELETTHVTVSFPSYNRLVLGDNYVGYDGGLNLIQDLFYDKAGPL; this is translated from the coding sequence TTGAGTGAAAAATCAGAAAACTATATAGATGAATCAAGTTCACCTAGGATAGTAGAAGCTCCAAGATATGGTTGTACATTATCTGGAGCTTATGAAGCAGCTGTTGGATTAAATGAGGGGGTTCCTATTCTTCATTCTGGTTCAGGTTGTGGTATGAGTCAATTGTTTGGTGCAAATTATGGAGGGGCTCAAAATGCTCCTGGTGATTATGGAGGCTCATCTACTCCATGTTCTTGTCTTGTTGAAGAGCATGTGATTTTTGGAGGAGAAGATAAGTTAAGAAAACTTATTGATTCAACAATAAAAATTTCAACAGGTGAATTTTTCACTGTAATATCAGGATGTGTTCCATCTTTAATTGGGGATGATGTTGATGCTATTGTTAATGAATTTAGAGATAAAGCACCTATAATCCATGTAAATGCTCCAGGTTTTAAAGGAAACTCATTTGAAGGATATGAATTATTCTTTGAAGCTCTTGTAGATCAATATTTAAAGTCTTCAAATAAAAAAGAAAAGAAATTAATTAATATATTAGGTATTGTACCATTTCAACATATATTTTGGAAAGGGGAGCTTAGAGCTATTAAAGAATTACTTGAGAAACTTGATATAGAAGCTAACGTTATATTTGGAGAATTTGATACAGTTGAAAAAATCCAAAAGATACCTTCTGCAGCATATAATATTGTCTTATCTCCATGGATTGGTCATAGAGCTGCTCGTAAACTTGAAAAAGAATTTGATACACCTTATATAAGTTTTCCTGGAATACCTACAGGCCCTATTCAAACTACAAAATTTTTAAGAAAGCTAGCTGAAATTCTTCCTATCAATAAAAAGAAGCTTGAGGACTTAATAAAAGAAGGAGAACGTAGAGCTTATCGTACAATTGAATATGCTGGAGATATTCTTCAGTTTGATGTTCCTAATGTTTATTTTGGAGTTGTAGCTGATTCAAATACTGCTCTAAGTATTACAAGATATTTAACTGATGAAGTTGGTCAACTTCCAGATATTGTTATTATTACTGATAATCCTCCTGAAGAATATAGGGAAGGAATTATTAATGCAATAACAAGTAGTGAAGAGATTCAATTTACTCCAGATATTATATTTGAAATAGATTCTTTTAAAATAAGTCAACTTTTAAAGGATAGACCATTTTTAAATCTTTATGCAAGTTCTCTTGAATCTGTTATTAAAGGTGAATTAGAAACTACTCATGTTACGGTTTCTTTTCCTTCATATAATAGGCTGGTTTTAGGAGATAATTATGTTGGATATGATGGTGGTCTTAATTTAATTCAAGATTTGTTTTATGATAAAGCAGGTCCTTTGTAG
- the thiI gene encoding tRNA uracil 4-sulfurtransferase ThiI, producing MNHSLIIARYGEIGLKSPRVRGRFERQLKSNIKTAFECKIKISQGRIYIHPKNFDEALIKLKRIFGIVSFSPAIHTKTSYEDIENDLGKYTEKLIGENLISSKTKFAVRCRRVGDHNFSSQEMAGFAGSIVRKKIDAPVDLSNPNIKIFLEVREDETYIFHEKIKGPGGLPLGSQGRLVALISSGIDSPVAAYLMMKRGCVITAIHFDNDPFAGPKVTENFKELINKLNEYSYGFPIRTKIVKYGDYLEKCKDNAPEKLTCVLCKSGMYKLASEVAKKENALGIVDGSSVGQVASQTLHNILATRANAEFPILSPLIGLDKIEIEKISRKIGTFPISEINDGGCSAVPRYPETKAELSRVNDALELINQEVEIRKAVEKLY from the coding sequence TTGAATCATAGTTTAATAATAGCTAGATATGGAGAAATAGGATTGAAAAGTCCTCGAGTAAGAGGAAGATTTGAAAGGCAATTAAAATCTAACATAAAAACTGCATTTGAATGTAAAATAAAAATAAGCCAAGGAAGAATATATATTCATCCAAAAAATTTTGATGAAGCTTTAATCAAATTAAAAAGAATCTTTGGAATTGTATCATTTTCACCTGCTATTCATACAAAAACTAGCTATGAAGATATTGAAAATGATTTAGGTAAATATACAGAAAAACTCATTGGTGAAAATTTGATTAGTTCTAAAACAAAATTTGCAGTAAGGTGTAGAAGAGTTGGTGATCATAATTTTTCATCTCAGGAAATGGCTGGATTTGCTGGATCAATAGTTAGAAAAAAGATTGATGCACCAGTTGACTTATCTAATCCTAATATAAAAATTTTTCTTGAAGTTAGAGAAGATGAAACATATATATTCCATGAAAAAATTAAAGGTCCTGGAGGATTACCTCTTGGTTCTCAAGGAAGATTAGTAGCTTTAATATCAAGTGGTATTGACTCACCAGTTGCAGCTTACTTAATGATGAAAAGAGGTTGTGTTATAACAGCTATTCATTTTGATAATGATCCTTTTGCAGGTCCGAAGGTTACAGAAAATTTCAAAGAGTTAATAAATAAACTTAATGAATACTCATATGGATTTCCAATAAGAACTAAAATAGTAAAATATGGAGATTACCTAGAAAAATGTAAAGATAATGCTCCTGAAAAGCTTACCTGTGTATTGTGTAAATCGGGTATGTATAAATTAGCTAGTGAAGTAGCTAAAAAAGAAAATGCATTGGGAATAGTTGATGGTAGTAGTGTAGGACAAGTTGCATCTCAAACACTACATAATATATTAGCTACACGAGCTAATGCAGAATTTCCTATCTTAAGCCCACTTATTGGTTTAGATAAAATAGAGATAGAAAAAATATCTAGAAAAATTGGAACTTTCCCGATTTCTGAAATTAATGATGGAGGATGTTCTGCTGTTCCACGTTACCCTGAAACTAAAGCTGAACTTAGTAGAGTTAATGATGCATTAGAATTAATAAATCAAGAGGTAGAAATAAGAAAAGCTGTTGAAAAGTTATATTAG
- the nifH gene encoding nitrogenase iron protein, whose protein sequence is MKKIKEIAIYGKGGIGKSTTTSNISAALSDAGYNVMQVGCDPKSDSTHTLTGGKSIPTVLESLRKGRGALKVEDVIFEGFNGIHCVEAGGPEPGVGCAGRGIITAVEFLKQQNVYEEYAPDVVLYDVLGDVVCGGFAMPIREGVADQVYTVSSADFMAIYAANNLFKGIKKYSTGGGALFSGIIANSITFSAQKDILKDFVDQTDSTIAGFVPRSLTVTQAELSGKTTIEADPDSTQADVYRKLAKDIYNNKDEYVPSPLESDELKDWAESWSDKLLELKKQEEGDFKI, encoded by the coding sequence TTGAAGAAAATAAAAGAGATTGCTATATATGGAAAAGGTGGAATAGGAAAATCTACTACCACCTCAAATATTAGTGCAGCATTATCAGATGCTGGATATAATGTAATGCAAGTAGGTTGTGACCCAAAAAGTGATTCTACACATACATTAACTGGTGGAAAATCAATACCAACGGTACTTGAATCACTGAGAAAAGGGAGGGGAGCTTTAAAAGTTGAAGATGTAATTTTTGAAGGATTTAATGGAATTCACTGTGTTGAAGCTGGAGGTCCTGAACCTGGTGTTGGATGTGCTGGAAGAGGTATAATTACAGCAGTAGAATTTTTAAAACAACAAAATGTATATGAAGAATATGCTCCTGATGTTGTTTTATATGATGTTCTTGGAGATGTTGTTTGTGGAGGATTTGCAATGCCAATAAGAGAAGGAGTAGCAGATCAAGTATACACAGTTTCTTCTGCAGATTTCATGGCTATTTATGCAGCTAATAATCTTTTTAAAGGTATAAAAAAATATTCTACAGGAGGGGGAGCTCTCTTCAGTGGAATAATTGCAAATTCAATTACATTTTCTGCTCAAAAAGATATTCTAAAAGATTTCGTTGATCAAACAGATAGTACAATAGCAGGCTTTGTTCCAAGATCTCTTACAGTAACACAAGCAGAATTATCAGGAAAAACAACTATTGAAGCAGATCCAGACTCAACACAAGCAGATGTCTATAGAAAACTTGCAAAGGATATTTATAACAACAAAGATGAATATGTACCATCTCCTTTAGAAAGCGATGAACTAAAGGATTGGGCAGAATCTTGGTCTGATAAATTACTAGAACTTAAAAAACAAGAAGAAGGTGATTTTAAGATATAA
- a CDS encoding ABC transporter substrate-binding protein, translating to MVNKKLIAIVIVIIAIVAIIAGLVFLPSSANANSINGAVTKDCSGTPWFVGYEKGFFDKHNVNVVDKGDIPYAQQPAALSSGELNVYDGHPNALINLIKSGVPVKAVVVTGAEPINGSLDEEHMHWLVKENSSLKSPEDFEKFVKDNGRKVKVGVLATGVCADLETNAWLRKNNITPNDTVEYVTLPDNQQEQALLQGDIDIATLHPPFFAKAEKDSNETNDSSKKLRILTTSTEAFGPAAGLSFAIVNEDFIKEHPDTVRNFIKAFKDADRWSNDNREEAGEITAKNIDLPYTANVHWYSPSGAIDEEVKGYIQDWIDAMEADGLIEHGEFVPEDLYTSEFNDTWDTSLPNQ from the coding sequence ATGGTAAATAAAAAATTAATAGCTATAGTTATTGTAATTATAGCGATAGTAGCAATAATAGCAGGATTAGTATTTTTACCATCATCGGCAAATGCTAATTCTATTAATGGGGCTGTAACAAAAGATTGTTCAGGAACTCCTTGGTTTGTAGGATATGAAAAGGGATTTTTTGATAAACATAATGTAAATGTAGTTGATAAAGGTGATATTCCTTATGCTCAACAACCTGCAGCACTTTCATCAGGAGAATTAAATGTATATGATGGACACCCAAATGCATTAATAAATCTCATTAAAAGTGGTGTTCCAGTCAAAGCTGTAGTAGTAACTGGAGCAGAACCTATTAATGGATCTTTAGATGAAGAACATATGCACTGGCTTGTTAAAGAAAATAGTTCTTTAAAAAGTCCAGAAGATTTTGAAAAATTTGTAAAAGATAATGGAAGGAAAGTTAAAGTTGGAGTACTTGCGACTGGTGTTTGTGCTGATTTAGAAACAAATGCATGGTTAAGAAAAAATAATATTACACCTAACGATACTGTTGAATATGTTACTCTTCCAGATAATCAACAAGAACAAGCATTATTACAAGGTGATATTGATATTGCAACATTACATCCACCATTTTTTGCAAAAGCAGAAAAAGATAGTAATGAAACTAATGATTCCAGCAAAAAACTAAGAATTTTAACTACTAGTACTGAAGCATTTGGTCCCGCAGCAGGATTATCATTTGCAATTGTTAATGAAGATTTTATAAAAGAGCATCCTGACACTGTTCGAAATTTCATCAAAGCATTTAAAGATGCTGATAGATGGTCTAATGATAATAGGGAAGAAGCAGGTGAAATAACTGCTAAAAATATTGATTTACCATATACAGCTAATGTTCATTGGTATAGTCCATCTGGAGCTATTGATGAAGAAGTTAAAGGATATATACAAGATTGGATTGATGCAATGGAAGCTGATGGATTAATAGAACATGGAGAATTTGTGCCTGAGGATTTATATACTTCTGAATTTAATGATACTTGGGATACTAGCTTACCAAATCAATAA
- a CDS encoding ABC transporter ATP-binding protein, whose protein sequence is MNKDNNDTPKIIIRNIKKTFERKGKKSKEEFLAIDNVNLDIYNGEFLVILGPSGCGKSTLLDIIGGLSTPSKGEIKINDKIIEGPGLDRGIVFQQYALLPWRNALHNVTFPLESHLDKRESEKISKKYLSLVGLSGFEDRYPNELSGGMKQRVAIARALAIDPEILLMDEPFAAVDAQTRSILQEDLLKITENNKKTVIFITHSIDEAIFLADKVAIMTARPGTIKEIVNIPISRQHRFKTDFKSSSDFARLRHKIWELLKEEVIKSQEIKENNLEFETSIEKGGGI, encoded by the coding sequence TTGAATAAAGATAATAATGATACTCCTAAAATCATTATAAGAAATATTAAAAAGACATTTGAAAGAAAAGGAAAAAAATCTAAAGAAGAATTTCTTGCAATAGATAATGTTAATTTAGATATATATAATGGAGAATTTTTGGTTATTTTAGGTCCAAGTGGTTGTGGAAAATCAACATTATTGGACATTATTGGTGGTCTTTCTACTCCATCAAAAGGTGAAATAAAAATTAATGATAAAATAATTGAGGGTCCTGGATTAGATAGGGGAATTGTTTTTCAACAATATGCCCTTCTACCATGGAGAAATGCTTTACACAATGTAACCTTTCCATTAGAATCTCATTTAGATAAAAGAGAATCTGAAAAAATTAGTAAAAAATATCTCTCACTTGTAGGGTTATCTGGATTTGAAGATAGGTATCCTAATGAATTAAGTGGTGGTATGAAGCAGAGAGTAGCTATTGCTCGTGCGTTAGCTATTGATCCAGAAATTTTACTTATGGATGAACCTTTTGCAGCTGTTGATGCTCAAACAAGATCTATCTTACAGGAAGATTTACTTAAAATAACAGAAAACAATAAAAAAACAGTTATATTTATTACTCATAGTATAGATGAAGCTATATTTTTAGCTGATAAAGTTGCAATTATGACAGCTCGACCAGGAACTATTAAAGAAATTGTAAATATTCCAATATCAAGACAACATAGGTTTAAAACAGATTTTAAGAGTAGTAGTGATTTTGCTAGATTAAGACACAAAATTTGGGAGCTTTTAAAAGAAGAAGTTATTAAATCTCAAGAGATTAAAGAGAATAATCTTGAATTTGAGACTTCAATTGAAAAAGGTGGAGGAATTTAG